The following coding sequences are from one Sphingobium sp. Cam5-1 window:
- the fabF gene encoding beta-ketoacyl-ACP synthase II, which translates to MRRVVVTGLGMVSPLGGNVETTWKNILASKSGAATIARFDASEYKCRIACEVKPADHEYGYDPGLDVDHKIQRQVDPFIVYGISAASQALRDAGLDNMSEEERLRAGCSIGSGIGGLPGIESESLVLANKGPSRVSPHFVHGRLINLISGQVSIKYGLMGPNHAVVTACSTGAHSIGDAARMIAMDDADVMLAGGAESAICPIGIAGFAQARALSTAFNDTPEKASRPYDVNRDGFVMGEGAGVVVLEEYEHAKKRGAHIYAEVIGYGLSGDAYHVTAPHPEGSGGYRSMEMALKKSGLSLADIDYVNAHGTSTPLGDELELGAVKRLFGDNISTMSMSSTKSAIGHLLGGAGAVESIFCILAIRDQIVPPTLNLDEPSESCAGVDLVPHVAKERKVRAVLNNSFGFGGTNASLIMKAI; encoded by the coding sequence ATGCGTCGCGTTGTCGTAACCGGCCTCGGCATGGTGAGCCCGCTTGGCGGGAATGTCGAAACTACCTGGAAGAACATCCTTGCTTCGAAGTCCGGCGCTGCGACGATCGCGCGCTTTGACGCCAGCGAATATAAGTGCCGCATCGCCTGCGAAGTGAAGCCCGCGGACCATGAATATGGCTATGATCCGGGCCTGGATGTCGATCACAAGATCCAGCGCCAGGTCGATCCTTTCATTGTCTATGGCATTTCCGCCGCCAGCCAGGCGCTGCGTGATGCGGGCCTCGACAATATGAGCGAGGAAGAGCGTCTGCGCGCCGGTTGCTCGATCGGGTCGGGGATCGGTGGCCTGCCGGGCATCGAAAGCGAATCGCTGGTATTGGCCAACAAGGGGCCGAGCCGCGTTAGCCCGCACTTCGTCCATGGCCGCCTCATCAACCTGATTTCCGGTCAGGTTTCGATCAAATATGGCCTCATGGGTCCCAACCATGCGGTGGTCACCGCCTGCTCGACCGGTGCGCACTCGATCGGCGACGCCGCGCGCATGATCGCGATGGACGACGCCGACGTCATGCTGGCGGGTGGCGCCGAAAGCGCGATCTGCCCGATCGGCATTGCCGGTTTTGCTCAGGCGCGCGCGCTGTCGACCGCCTTCAACGACACGCCCGAAAAAGCCAGCCGCCCCTATGACGTCAACCGCGACGGCTTCGTCATGGGTGAAGGCGCGGGCGTTGTCGTGCTCGAAGAATATGAGCATGCCAAGAAGCGCGGCGCGCACATCTATGCCGAAGTCATCGGCTATGGGCTGTCCGGCGACGCCTATCACGTCACTGCTCCGCATCCAGAGGGTAGCGGCGGCTACCGTTCGATGGAAATGGCGCTCAAAAAGTCCGGCCTCAGCCTCGCCGACATCGACTATGTGAATGCCCACGGCACCTCGACCCCGCTCGGCGACGAGTTGGAGCTGGGCGCGGTAAAGCGGCTGTTCGGTGACAATATCTCGACCATGTCGATGAGCAGCACCAAGTCGGCGATTGGCCACCTTCTCGGCGGCGCGGGCGCGGTGGAAAGCATCTTCTGCATCCTCGCCATCCGCGACCAGATCGTACCGCCCACGCTCAACCTTGATGAGCCGAGCGAAAGCTGCGCGGGCGTCGACCTCGTCCCGCATGTGGCGAAGGAGCGGAAGGTCCGCGCCGTCCTCAACAACAGCTTCGGCTTCGGCGGCACCAACGCGTCGCTCATCATGAAGGCGATCTGA
- the zwf gene encoding glucose-6-phosphate dehydrogenase gives MTDPSATFLLFGATGDLAHRMIFPSLYNLLSDGLLPDDFMIVASGRTEMDDEAFRADIDKALRKFVGADRYDAEVAARLKAMIAYQPVEAGKPEQFKKLAKRLDGRAERGLSVYLSTPPSLFAPTAQGLADAGLITPTTRIAMEKPIGKDLASSKEVNNGIGALFDESQIFRVDHYLGKETVQNLLALRFGNVMFEPLWNATAIDHVQITVGETVGLEGRVSYYDGVGALRDMVQNHVLQILSIIAMEPPARMDPTAVRDEKVKVLRSLRPMTAESVKANSVRGQYTPGAVGGEIVTGYSDELGKPSDTETFVALKAHIDNWRWQGVPFYLRTGKRMPTRQSEIQIQFKPVRHSIFGRAGGLEPNTLIIRLQPDEYIRLLIMSKRPGLERDVHLEEVTLDVSLTAAFAGQRRRIAYERLILDLLAGDQTLFVRRDEVEAQWTWIDSIIDGWQEAGVKPSPYASGNWGPSSAIALIERDGASWHD, from the coding sequence TTGACCGATCCGTCTGCCACGTTCCTGCTTTTCGGTGCCACCGGCGATCTGGCGCACCGCATGATTTTTCCGTCCCTCTACAATCTGCTTAGCGACGGGCTGCTGCCCGACGACTTCATGATCGTGGCGTCGGGCCGCACGGAGATGGATGACGAGGCGTTTCGCGCCGACATCGACAAGGCGCTGCGAAAGTTCGTCGGCGCCGATCGCTATGATGCGGAAGTCGCGGCGCGGCTGAAAGCGATGATCGCTTATCAGCCGGTCGAGGCGGGGAAGCCGGAGCAATTCAAGAAGCTGGCGAAGCGGCTAGACGGACGCGCGGAGCGCGGGCTGTCGGTCTATCTGTCGACGCCCCCTTCCCTTTTCGCGCCCACGGCGCAGGGGCTGGCGGACGCGGGCCTCATCACGCCGACGACGCGGATCGCGATGGAAAAGCCGATCGGCAAGGACCTCGCCTCCTCAAAGGAGGTGAATAACGGCATCGGCGCGCTGTTCGACGAAAGCCAGATTTTCCGGGTCGACCATTATCTGGGCAAGGAGACGGTGCAGAACCTGCTCGCCCTGCGTTTTGGCAATGTGATGTTCGAGCCGTTGTGGAACGCCACGGCGATCGACCATGTGCAGATCACGGTGGGCGAGACGGTGGGGCTGGAAGGCCGGGTGTCCTATTATGACGGCGTCGGCGCGCTGCGTGACATGGTGCAGAACCATGTGCTGCAAATCCTGTCGATCATCGCGATGGAGCCTCCTGCCCGTATGGACCCGACCGCCGTGCGCGATGAAAAGGTGAAGGTGCTGCGGTCGCTGCGGCCCATGACGGCGGAGTCGGTGAAGGCCAACAGTGTGCGCGGGCAATATACGCCGGGCGCGGTCGGTGGCGAGATCGTCACCGGATATTCCGACGAACTGGGCAAGCCTTCCGACACGGAAACCTTCGTGGCGCTAAAAGCCCATATCGACAATTGGCGCTGGCAGGGCGTGCCCTTCTACCTGCGCACGGGCAAGCGGATGCCGACCCGGCAATCGGAAATCCAGATCCAGTTCAAGCCGGTGCGCCATTCCATATTTGGCCGCGCCGGTGGACTGGAACCCAATACCCTTATCATCCGGCTTCAGCCCGACGAATATATCCGCCTGTTGATCATGAGCAAAAGGCCGGGGCTGGAGCGCGACGTCCATCTGGAGGAGGTGACGTTGGACGTGTCGCTGACCGCCGCCTTTGCCGGGCAGCGGCGGCGGATTGCCTATGAACGGTTGATCCTGGATCTGCTGGCAGGCGACCAGACTTTGTTCGTGCGCCGGGACGAGGTCGAGGCGCAATGGACATGGATCGATTCCATCATCGACGGCTGGCAGGAAGCGGGGGTGAAACCATCGCCCTATGCTTCGGGGAACTGGGGGCCGTCTTCGGCCATTGCCCTGATAGAACGAGACGGAGCCAGCTGGCATGACTGA
- a CDS encoding 2'-5' RNA ligase family protein — MGAEDFAWADGLRRAHFPPERNKVPAHISLFHHLPPTLLPELSDRMKGLCAGAPPLAMITGVMLLGRGVAFDVRSDGLLAIRDELAEAFRGLLTPQDQARARLHITVQNKVEPSVARALADQLKAEFRPRPLRIVGLAAWHYRDGGSWDLAKKVSFRSARILT, encoded by the coding sequence ATGGGAGCGGAGGACTTCGCCTGGGCGGATGGGCTGCGCCGCGCCCATTTCCCGCCGGAGCGCAATAAGGTGCCCGCGCATATTTCGCTGTTCCATCATCTGCCGCCGACCCTGCTGCCGGAACTGAGCGACAGGATGAAAGGGCTGTGTGCCGGGGCACCGCCGCTCGCGATGATAACCGGCGTCATGTTGCTCGGCCGGGGCGTCGCGTTCGACGTGCGCAGTGACGGCCTGCTCGCTATCCGGGACGAACTGGCCGAAGCTTTTCGCGGCTTGCTCACCCCGCAGGATCAAGCGCGTGCCCGCCTGCACATCACTGTCCAGAACAAGGTGGAGCCTTCGGTCGCTCGCGCACTTGCCGATCAGCTGAAGGCAGAGTTTCGTCCCCGCCCGCTCCGCATCGTGGGTCTAGCCGCCTGGCATTATCGTGACGGTGGATCGTGGGACCTCGCCAAGAAAGTCAGCTTTCGCTCTGCCCGCATTCTAACATAG
- the eda gene encoding bifunctional 4-hydroxy-2-oxoglutarate aldolase/2-dehydro-3-deoxy-phosphogluconate aldolase, with translation MSLSVEQVMELAPVIPVLVVDRVEDALPIAQALVKGGLPALEVTLRTPAALDVIREMAKVEGAVVGAGTVLNPSQLDAAMEAGARFIVSPGLTEPLGKAAVAARVPFLPGTATAGDIMRGLDLGLTHFKFFPAETSGGLPALKALAAPLHVARFCPTGGITAESAPKWLAEPFVKCVGGSWVVPKGPADAAKIEALAREAAALPR, from the coding sequence ATGTCGCTCAGCGTTGAACAGGTCATGGAGCTGGCGCCGGTCATCCCGGTGCTGGTGGTGGATCGGGTGGAGGACGCGCTGCCCATCGCGCAAGCGTTGGTGAAGGGCGGCCTGCCTGCGCTGGAAGTCACGCTGCGCACGCCCGCTGCGCTGGACGTGATCCGCGAGATGGCGAAGGTGGAGGGTGCGGTGGTCGGCGCTGGCACCGTGTTGAACCCATCGCAGCTGGACGCGGCGATGGAGGCAGGCGCACGGTTCATCGTTAGCCCCGGCCTCACTGAACCGCTGGGCAAGGCGGCGGTCGCGGCACGGGTGCCGTTTCTTCCCGGAACGGCCACGGCGGGCGACATCATGCGCGGACTGGACCTGGGCCTTACCCATTTCAAATTTTTCCCGGCGGAGACTTCAGGCGGGCTGCCCGCTTTGAAGGCACTGGCCGCGCCCCTGCATGTCGCGCGCTTTTGCCCGACGGGCGGCATTACGGCGGAAAGCGCGCCCAAATGGCTGGCCGAACCCTTTGTGAAGTGCGTCGGCGGAAGCTGGGTCGTGCCCAAGGGGCCGGCCGATGCCGCGAAGATCGAGGCTTTGGCACGTGAGGCGGCGGCGCTGCCGCGCTGA
- the glk gene encoding glucokinase, which translates to MPRMTDIIAADIGGTNARFARAKLSARNVPTLGKVRKYKVADFPSLQACWAAFAHDEGGNLPKAASIAFATAIGRDVIKLTNSSWMIRPDTLDEELGLKQMRLVNDFEAVAHAVARLPDDNLPLLFGQDRPFPRDGGVTVVGPGTGLGVAMIAFDDGEPHVIATEGGHIDFAPLDTMEEKILAYLRDKFLRVSTERIVSGPGLNNIYKAMATIGHDRVILMEDAELWQAAIDGTDEFARAAFDRLCLCYGSVVGDLALAQGPNAVVLAGGLTQRMRGLLPQSGFHRRFIAKGRFESLMATVPIRLAVHEEIGLYGAAAAFREKK; encoded by the coding sequence ATGCCCAGAATGACCGACATCATCGCCGCCGACATTGGCGGAACCAACGCCCGCTTTGCACGCGCCAAACTGAGCGCGCGGAACGTGCCCACGTTGGGCAAGGTGCGGAAATACAAGGTCGCTGACTTTCCCAGCCTGCAAGCCTGTTGGGCCGCTTTCGCGCATGATGAAGGCGGCAATCTGCCCAAGGCGGCATCGATCGCCTTCGCCACCGCGATCGGGCGCGATGTTATCAAGCTGACCAATAGCAGCTGGATGATCCGGCCCGACACGCTGGACGAGGAACTGGGCCTGAAGCAGATGCGGCTGGTCAATGATTTCGAAGCGGTGGCGCATGCCGTCGCGCGCCTGCCGGACGACAATCTGCCGCTGCTGTTCGGGCAGGACCGGCCATTCCCCCGCGACGGCGGCGTGACTGTGGTGGGTCCGGGCACAGGCCTGGGCGTCGCGATGATCGCATTCGACGATGGCGAGCCGCACGTAATCGCGACCGAAGGCGGGCATATCGACTTCGCACCGCTCGACACGATGGAGGAAAAGATCCTCGCCTATCTGCGCGACAAGTTCCTGCGCGTGTCGACCGAGCGGATTGTGTCAGGGCCGGGCCTCAACAATATCTACAAAGCAATGGCAACCATCGGTCATGACCGCGTCATCCTGATGGAAGACGCCGAATTGTGGCAGGCAGCCATTGACGGCACGGACGAGTTCGCCCGTGCGGCGTTCGATCGCTTGTGCCTTTGCTATGGATCGGTCGTGGGCGACCTGGCGCTGGCGCAGGGGCCGAACGCGGTCGTGCTGGCAGGCGGACTGACGCAGCGGATGCGCGGCTTGCTGCCACAGAGCGGCTTTCATCGACGCTTCATCGCCAAGGGGCGGTTCGAAAGCCTGATGGCGACGGTGCCGATCCGGCTGGCGGTGCATGAAGAGATTGGACTTTACGGGGCGGCCGCCGCCTTTCGGGAGAAGAAATAA
- the mltG gene encoding endolytic transglycosylase MltG: MRRFGLVILAIGLAVAAFVAFRFVYGWTEAGPAPRDITVVVPDGATVADAAVLLKQAGAVRSADAFLTRTKVFGRGKSIKAGEFLIPKGASNADIFSILQGGKTLTRLVTIPEGMPSIMVHERLMANDELTGDVSVPAEGSVLPDSYAFDKGESRAAVLKRMQDAMTRTLAKLWAERAPNSVAKSPSEAIILASIVEKETAVPAERPTVAGVYGNRLKAGMMLQADPTIIYPITKGKPLGRRIKKSEIAAVNDYNTYAMTGLPKGPIANPGKLSILAVLHPAETKALYFVADGKGGHIFADTLQQHNENVRKWFEIRRARGEL; the protein is encoded by the coding sequence ATGCGGCGGTTCGGGCTGGTTATCCTTGCGATCGGCCTGGCCGTCGCCGCCTTCGTGGCGTTCCGCTTCGTATATGGCTGGACCGAAGCGGGGCCTGCGCCGCGCGACATAACGGTCGTCGTCCCCGATGGAGCGACCGTAGCGGACGCCGCCGTCCTCTTGAAACAGGCGGGTGCGGTGCGTTCAGCAGACGCATTCCTCACCCGGACTAAGGTGTTCGGGCGTGGAAAGTCGATCAAGGCGGGCGAATTCCTGATCCCCAAGGGCGCCAGCAACGCCGACATCTTCTCGATCCTTCAAGGCGGCAAGACGCTGACACGGCTGGTCACCATACCGGAGGGAATGCCTTCCATCATGGTTCATGAACGGCTGATGGCGAATGACGAGTTGACCGGCGATGTCTCGGTCCCCGCCGAGGGCAGCGTGCTTCCCGACAGCTATGCGTTTGACAAGGGCGAAAGCCGGGCCGCTGTGCTCAAACGCATGCAGGACGCGATGACGCGCACTCTCGCCAAGCTATGGGCCGAACGCGCGCCCAATAGCGTGGCGAAATCACCCAGCGAAGCGATCATCCTTGCCAGCATCGTGGAAAAGGAAACCGCGGTCCCTGCTGAGCGGCCCACCGTCGCGGGCGTCTATGGCAACCGCCTGAAGGCCGGGATGATGCTTCAGGCAGACCCGACCATCATCTATCCGATCACCAAGGGCAAGCCGCTCGGCCGCCGTATCAAAAAGTCGGAGATCGCTGCGGTCAACGACTATAACACTTATGCGATGACCGGACTTCCCAAGGGGCCGATCGCCAACCCCGGCAAGCTGTCGATCCTGGCCGTGCTGCATCCCGCCGAAACAAAGGCGCTCTATTTCGTCGCTGACGGAAAAGGCGGCCACATCTTCGCCGACACGCTCCAGCAGCATAATGAGAATGTCCGCAAATGGTTCGAAATCCGCCGCGCGCGCGGGGAGCTTTAA
- the edd gene encoding phosphogluconate dehydratase: protein MTDLHPVIAKVTERIVKRSAPRRRQYLDLIERGRDAGTNRAQLSCGNLAHGFAASGEDKPVIRTGSAMNIGIVTAYNDMLSAHQPYGRYPEAIKIAAREVGATAQVAGGVPAMCDGVTQGQAGMDLSLFSRDTIALATAIALSHAMFEGAALLGICDKIVPGLLIGALRFGHLPTILIPAGPMPSGLANKEKVRIRQLYTEGKVGKDELLESESASYHGAGTCTFYGTANSNQMMMEVMGLHMPCASFVNPGTKLRSELTRAAVHRLASIGWDGDDYRPLGLCIDEKAIVNAIIGLMATGGSTNHAIHVPAIARAAGISVDWTDFAEISDVVPLLARVYPNGAGDVNNFHMAGGMSFVIRELLDNGLLHRDIMTVARADLTDYGKEPVLEDEALQWRDVPVSRDDAILRPVSSAFSPDGGMRLLAGNLGRCVMKVSAVEKERWTIEAPAAVFHDQDDVLRAFKAGELERDVVVVVRFQGPRANGMPELHKLTPALGVLQDRGFRVALLTDGRMSGASGKVPAAIHLSPEALGGGPIAKLRDGDMVRVCADKGIIEALVDAAEWEARDMPVPPPPPYDTGRELFALFRHHSDLAEQGASPVLAAMESEL, encoded by the coding sequence ATGACTGACCTTCATCCGGTGATCGCCAAGGTCACCGAACGCATCGTGAAGCGGAGCGCGCCGCGCCGCCGCCAATATCTGGACCTGATCGAGCGGGGCCGCGACGCCGGGACCAATCGCGCGCAACTGTCCTGCGGCAATTTGGCGCATGGCTTTGCCGCGAGCGGCGAGGACAAGCCGGTGATCCGCACGGGCAGCGCCATGAATATCGGCATCGTCACTGCCTATAACGACATGCTGTCCGCGCATCAGCCCTATGGCCGCTATCCCGAAGCGATCAAGATCGCGGCGCGCGAGGTCGGGGCGACGGCGCAGGTAGCGGGCGGCGTGCCCGCCATGTGCGACGGCGTGACGCAGGGACAGGCGGGCATGGACCTGTCGCTCTTTTCCCGCGACACGATCGCGCTGGCGACCGCGATCGCGCTGAGCCATGCGATGTTCGAGGGCGCGGCGCTGCTGGGCATATGCGACAAGATCGTGCCGGGACTGCTGATCGGGGCGCTGCGTTTCGGGCATCTGCCGACGATCCTGATTCCCGCAGGGCCGATGCCATCGGGCCTCGCCAACAAGGAAAAGGTGCGCATCCGCCAGCTTTATACTGAGGGCAAGGTCGGCAAGGATGAGCTGCTGGAATCGGAAAGCGCCAGCTATCATGGCGCGGGGACCTGCACATTCTACGGCACGGCCAACAGCAACCAGATGATGATGGAAGTGATGGGGCTGCACATGCCCTGCGCGTCCTTCGTCAATCCGGGCACGAAGCTGCGCAGCGAACTGACGCGGGCGGCGGTGCATCGGTTGGCGAGCATCGGCTGGGACGGCGATGATTATCGGCCGCTCGGCCTTTGCATCGATGAGAAGGCGATCGTCAACGCGATCATCGGCCTGATGGCTACCGGTGGATCGACCAACCATGCGATCCATGTGCCAGCGATAGCGCGGGCGGCAGGGATCAGCGTCGATTGGACTGACTTTGCGGAGATTTCCGACGTGGTGCCGCTGCTGGCGCGGGTCTATCCCAATGGCGCGGGCGATGTGAATAATTTCCACATGGCTGGCGGCATGTCTTTCGTCATCCGCGAACTGCTGGACAACGGCCTGCTACACCGGGACATCATGACGGTCGCTCGGGCCGACCTGACCGATTATGGCAAGGAGCCGGTGCTGGAGGATGAAGCGCTGCAATGGCGCGACGTTCCGGTATCGCGCGATGACGCCATCCTGCGGCCGGTATCCAGTGCGTTCAGCCCTGATGGCGGCATGCGCCTGCTGGCGGGCAATCTGGGCCGCTGCGTCATGAAAGTGAGCGCGGTCGAGAAGGAACGCTGGACCATCGAGGCTCCGGCGGCCGTATTCCACGATCAGGATGATGTGCTGCGCGCCTTCAAGGCGGGTGAGTTGGAACGCGACGTTGTAGTCGTGGTCCGATTCCAGGGACCGCGCGCGAACGGGATGCCGGAATTGCACAAGCTGACCCCGGCGCTGGGCGTTTTGCAGGATCGCGGGTTTCGCGTGGCGCTGCTGACGGACGGGCGCATGTCGGGGGCTTCGGGGAAGGTGCCTGCTGCTATTCACCTGTCGCCTGAAGCTTTGGGCGGCGGGCCGATCGCCAAGCTGCGCGATGGCGACATGGTGCGGGTGTGCGCCGACAAGGGCATAATCGAAGCGCTGGTCGACGCGGCGGAGTGGGAAGCGCGGGACATGCCCGTCCCGCCGCCCCCGCCCTATGACACGGGCCGTGAGCTGTTTGCGCTGTTCCGCCATCATAGCGATCTGGCGGAACAGGGCGCTTCGCCGGTGCTGGCGGCAATGGAAAGTGAACTTTGA
- a CDS encoding acyl carrier protein, translating to MSETADRVKKIVVEHLGVEAEKVTEDASFIDDLGADSLDIVELVMAFEEEFGVEIPDDAAEKIGTVKDAIDYIDSKQ from the coding sequence ATGAGTGAGACCGCGGATCGCGTTAAGAAAATCGTCGTCGAACATCTGGGCGTCGAAGCCGAAAAGGTGACCGAGGATGCAAGCTTCATCGATGATCTGGGCGCAGACAGCCTCGACATCGTTGAGCTGGTGATGGCGTTCGAAGAAGAATTCGGCGTGGAAATCCCTGACGACGCCGCCGAAAAGATCGGCACCGTCAAGGATGCGATCGATTATATCGACAGCAAGCAGTAA
- a CDS encoding peroxiredoxin: MLGRSVPDVTLKTRVRDESVGGPNPFRWQDVQTGDLFKGKRVVVFSLPGAFTPTCSTEQCPAFERFYDDFKALGVDDVYCISVNDSFVMYQWGKHLGIKNVKLLPDGSGDFTRRMGMLVKKDHLGFGDRSWRYAMVVDDGQVVAWFEEPGINDIGEDDDPYGQTSPEPVLQWLKEHPAD; this comes from the coding sequence ATGCTCGGACGTTCCGTACCTGATGTAACGCTGAAGACCCGCGTGCGCGATGAAAGCGTCGGCGGCCCCAATCCTTTCCGCTGGCAGGATGTCCAGACGGGCGACCTGTTCAAGGGCAAGCGGGTGGTCGTATTCTCACTGCCGGGCGCCTTCACCCCGACCTGTTCGACCGAACAATGTCCCGCTTTCGAACGCTTCTACGACGATTTCAAGGCGCTGGGAGTGGACGATGTCTACTGCATTTCGGTCAATGACTCCTTTGTCATGTACCAGTGGGGCAAGCATCTCGGCATCAAGAATGTGAAGCTGCTGCCCGACGGATCGGGCGACTTCACCCGCCGCATGGGCATGCTGGTGAAGAAGGATCATCTTGGCTTTGGTGACCGGAGCTGGCGCTACGCCATGGTCGTCGATGACGGTCAGGTGGTCGCATGGTTCGAGGAGCCCGGCATCAACGATATCGGGGAGGATGATGATCCCTACGGCCAGACGAGCCCGGAACCGGTGCTGCAATGGCTGAAGGAACATCCGGCTGACTGA
- a CDS encoding gamma carbonic anhydrase family protein, translated as MPDHPRAAHLDHPGATILTFGGKTPVIHPSAFIAPGARIIGDVEIGPDSSIWYNCVVRGDVNAIRIGARTNIQDGSVIHCDGPDPAKPDGWPTIIGDDVLIGHMAMIHGCGLKDRAFVGLGAVVMNGCVIESDAMLAAGALLSPNRTVPHRQLWTGRPAKYVRDLSDEALIDMREGVDRYVHNAKAHKGALKSDG; from the coding sequence ATGCCCGATCATCCGCGCGCCGCCCATCTCGATCATCCGGGCGCAACCATCCTGACCTTTGGCGGCAAGACCCCTGTCATCCACCCCAGCGCCTTCATCGCGCCTGGTGCGCGCATCATTGGCGATGTGGAGATCGGCCCGGACAGCAGCATCTGGTATAATTGCGTCGTACGCGGCGACGTCAACGCCATCCGCATCGGCGCGCGCACGAATATTCAGGACGGCAGCGTCATCCACTGCGACGGCCCCGATCCCGCCAAGCCGGACGGCTGGCCCACGATCATCGGCGATGATGTTCTGATCGGCCATATGGCGATGATCCACGGTTGCGGACTCAAGGACCGGGCGTTCGTCGGCCTCGGCGCGGTGGTGATGAACGGCTGCGTGATCGAAAGCGACGCGATGCTGGCCGCCGGAGCGCTGCTATCGCCAAACCGCACAGTTCCGCACCGCCAGCTCTGGACCGGCCGCCCGGCCAAATATGTGCGCGACTTGAGCGATGAAGCGCTGATCGACATGCGCGAAGGCGTTGACCGCTATGTCCACAATGCAAAGGCGCACAAGGGCGCATTGAAGTCTGACGGCTGA
- a CDS encoding sugar transporter — MSASRSFKFIAIGLLIWNLIGVAAFAMQYGADLAALAKSDPYTARIFAEMPDWAWAAYAVAVGAGTAGAMLLLLRKAAAVALFALSMVAVVMQFGYSFLGTDLWAVKGAVAAVFPAVIFAIAVGQLFYAVRLRARGVLR, encoded by the coding sequence ATGAGCGCGTCACGATCCTTCAAATTCATCGCAATCGGCCTGCTGATCTGGAATTTGATCGGCGTGGCGGCCTTTGCCATGCAATATGGCGCTGATCTGGCGGCGCTGGCGAAAAGCGATCCCTACACCGCTCGCATCTTTGCAGAGATGCCGGATTGGGCTTGGGCGGCCTATGCCGTCGCGGTGGGCGCGGGGACAGCCGGAGCCATGCTATTGTTGCTGCGGAAGGCGGCGGCGGTGGCGTTGTTCGCGCTGTCGATGGTCGCTGTCGTGATGCAGTTCGGGTACAGCTTTTTGGGCACCGATTTGTGGGCGGTGAAGGGCGCGGTGGCGGCGGTGTTTCCGGCGGTAATATTCGCCATTGCGGTTGGGCAGTTGTTTTATGCCGTGCGGTTGAGGGCGCGGGGTGTGCTGCGGTGA
- the hemB gene encoding porphobilinogen synthase, whose product MTHASYPALRLRRTRAAAWTRALHAENRLHPSDLIWPLFVTEGQGVEEPIASLPGVSRWSVDGMVARAREARDAGIPCLALFPNTQADRRSDDGEEALNPDNLMCRAIRAIKDAVPEIGILTDVALDPYTAHGQDGLLDEQGYVINDATIDVLIGQSLNQAAAGADIIAPSDMMDGRVGAIREALEEEGHANVQIMAYAAKYASAFYGPFRDAVGSSGLLKGDKKSYQMDPANSEEALREVALDLAEGADSVMVKPGLPYLDIIARVKDRFEVPVFAYQVSGEYAMIEAAVAAGVGDRDALVLETLLAFKRAGCSGVLTYHALHAARLLGA is encoded by the coding sequence ATGACCCACGCTTCTTATCCGGCGCTCCGCCTGCGCCGCACCCGCGCCGCCGCCTGGACTCGCGCGCTGCACGCCGAAAATCGCCTGCACCCCAGCGACCTCATCTGGCCGCTCTTTGTGACCGAAGGGCAGGGGGTGGAAGAGCCGATCGCGTCTCTTCCCGGCGTCTCGCGCTGGTCGGTCGATGGCATGGTGGCCCGTGCGCGGGAAGCCCGCGACGCTGGCATTCCCTGCCTCGCGCTGTTCCCTAACACGCAGGCTGATCGCCGCAGCGATGACGGGGAGGAAGCGCTTAACCCCGACAACCTCATGTGCCGCGCCATCCGCGCGATCAAGGATGCGGTGCCGGAAATCGGCATCCTGACCGACGTCGCGCTCGATCCCTATACCGCCCATGGCCAGGACGGCCTGCTCGATGAGCAAGGCTATGTGATCAACGACGCCACCATCGATGTGCTGATCGGCCAGTCCCTCAACCAGGCAGCGGCGGGCGCGGACATCATCGCGCCCAGCGACATGATGGACGGCCGCGTCGGCGCGATCCGCGAGGCGCTGGAGGAAGAAGGCCACGCCAATGTCCAGATCATGGCCTATGCCGCCAAATATGCGAGCGCCTTTTACGGCCCGTTCCGCGACGCGGTCGGCTCCAGCGGCCTGCTGAAGGGCGACAAGAAAAGCTATCAGATGGACCCTGCCAACAGCGAGGAAGCCTTGCGCGAAGTCGCGCTCGACCTCGCCGAAGGTGCGGACAGCGTCATGGTGAAGCCGGGCCTGCCCTATCTCGACATCATCGCGCGAGTGAAGGACCGGTTCGAGGTGCCCGTATTTGCCTATCAGGTGTCCGGCGAATATGCGATGATCGAAGCCGCCGTCGCAGCGGGAGTAGGGGATCGCGACGCGCTGGTGCTGGAAACGCTGCTCGCGTTCAAACGCGCCGGTTGTTCGGGTGTCCTCACCTACCACGCGCTCCACGCCGCGCGGCTGCTGGGAGCCTGA